In the Periophthalmus magnuspinnatus isolate fPerMag1 chromosome 4, fPerMag1.2.pri, whole genome shotgun sequence genome, one interval contains:
- the LOC117394039 gene encoding sex comb on midleg-like protein 2 isoform X1: MGKTPLKVDPKDGKKERPGKALPPIETFNWDEYLKETSSLPAPASCFRQARVPPSNDFKVGMKLEAHDPRNATSVCIATVMGLTGVRLRLRLDGSDNSNDFWRLVDSSDIQPIGSCEKNGDMLQPPLGFRMNASSWPMFLLRTLNGAEMAPIAAFKKEPLRPPQNSFKPGMKLEAVDKKNPYLICPATIGEVRGDEVFIMFDGWRGAFDYWCKYDSRDIFPVGWCALTKHNLQPPGNSVTLPKSMPIFSCSSPSKPSRRSLQPPYRLPTPLPQLPVRKGVRGRRPKSETIALLKAVAEAAAANPNGAAVSETTRVIEPRLHKKRGPKPGSKRKPKIFHRALDLPSIPVPQESPASLNSVVSTVCVYVNKHGNCGPHLDRKQMQRLPDHFGPGPVNSVLQQVVQSCIDCAYQPKVLLSALHTHSGGGEVVRVRTDGGVRVVKLPSASSASFVLRFLETMCRHLQCDSLFSSQPFSHYSSYERTKSVKEEALDLPSLSRGTKRSLSGVSPPYAAPLSPKHLRTEAHPSEAETLPHEENGLMKEQRYMDSASNSMTPRPHSVRSPSDYHSQPGAPYRHHGATTPMRRLSSNSTDHSSTLPHRRVEAASSTTGPDASEREGVPSKNPSSWTIEEVMQFVRDADPMALAPHAELFRKHEIDGRALMLLRSDMIMKYMGLKLGPALKLCHHIERLKQGKL; this comes from the exons ATGGGCAAGACTCCGCTCAAAG TGGATCCAAAAGATGGCAAAAAGGAGAGACCGGGAAAAGCTCTTCCACCAATAG AAACCTTTAACTGGGATGAGTACCTCAAAGAAACATCATCACTCCCTGCCCCGGCTAGCTGTTTCCGCCAG GCCCGAGTGCCCCCATCCAATGACTTTAAGGTCGGCATGAAGCTGGAGGCCCATGATCCTCGCAATGCCACGTCCGTGTGTATCGCCACGGTGATGGGGCTCACGGGGGTGCGGCTGCGGTTGCGGCTGGACGGCAGCGACAACAGCAATGACTTCTGGAGACTCGTGGACTCCTCAGATATTCAGCCTATTGGCTCCTGTGAGAAGAATGGGGACATGCTGCAGCCTCCTCTGG GATTTCGTATGAATGCTTCCTCCTGGCCAATGTTTCTCCTGAGGACTTTAAATGGAGCAGAGATGGCGCCAATAGCAGCCTTCAAAAAG GAGCCTCTGAGACCTCCTCAGAACAGTTTTAAACCAGGCATGAAGCTGGAGGCAGTAGACAAGAAGAACCCATACCTGATCTGTCCTGCCACAATTGGGGAGGTGAGAGGTGATGAGGTCTTCATCATGTTTGACGGCTGGAGGGGCGCCTTCGATTACTGGTGCAAGTATGACTCCCGGGACATCTTCCCAGTGGGCTGGTGTGCACTCACCAAACACAACTTGCAGCCACCGGGCAACAGTG TCACTCTCCCCAAAAGCATGCCCATCTTCAGCTGCTCCTCGCCCTCCAAACCCAGCAGACGCTCACTGCAGCCCCCCTACAGACTGCCTACACCCCTGCCCCAGTTACCTGTGAGGAAGGGGGTCCGGGGCCGGCGTCCGAAGAGTGAGACTATCGCCCTGCTCAAGGCTGTGGCTGAGGCAGCAGCGGCCAATCCGAATGGTGCGGCAGTATCAGAGACCACACGAGTAATAGAACCAAGACTTCATAAGAAACGAGGGCCCAAGCCTGGAAGCAAG AGAAAGCCCAAGATCTTCCACAGAGCTCTTGACCTGCCCAGTATCCCAGTCCCACAGGAGAGTCCTGCCAGCCTCAACTCCGTGGTATCAACAG tgtgtgtgtatgtgaacaaACATGGGAACTGTGGACCACACCTGGACAGGAAGCAGATGCAGCGCCTCCCGGACCACTTCGGCCCCGGCCCTGTCAATTCAGTCCTGCAGCAGGTGGTTCAGTCTTGCATCGACTGTGCATACCAGCCCAAGGTCCTGCTCAGCGCTCTGCACACCCACTCTGGAGGGGGAGAGGTAGTCCGAG TGCGCACAGATGGGGGGGTACGAGTGGTCAAACTGCCCTCTGCCTCTAGTGCGTCCTTCGTCCTGCGCTTCTTGGAGACCATGTGTCGGCACCTGCAGTGTGACAGTCTGTTCAGTAGCCAGCCCTTCAGCCACTACTCCTCCTACGAAAGGACCAAGTCAG TGAAAGAGGAGGCCCTGGATCTGCCCTCTTTGAGCCGAGGGACCAAAAGGAGCCTGTCCGGAGTGTCTCCTCCATACGCTGCTCCTCTGTCACCCAAACACCTCCGAACTGAAGCCCACCCCTCAGAAG CTGAGACTCTGCCACATGAGGAGAATGGCCTGATGAAAGAGCAGCGCTACATGGACTCTGCCTCCAACTCCATGACCCCTCGACCCCACAGCGTCCGGAGTCCCTCTGACTATCACTCCCAGCCAGGTGCCCCCTACCGTCACCACGGCGCCACAACACCCATGAGGCGCCTCTCCTCCAACTCCACAGACCACAGCTCCACACTGCCCCACAGGAGAGTCGAAG CAGCAAGCTCTACGACCGGACCCGATGCTTCAGAGCGGGAGGGTGTGCCCAGTAAAAACCCCTCGTCCTGGACCATTGAGGAGGTGATGCAGTTTGTGAGGGACGCTGACCCCATGGCTTTAGCTCCACATGCCGAACTTTTCAGAAAACAT GAGATCGACGGCAGGGCTCTTATGCTGTTGAGGAGTGACATGATCATGAAGTACATGGGGCTGAAGCTGGGGCCTGCTCTCAAACTGTGCCACCACATTGAGAGGCTCAAACAGGGCAAACTGTGA
- the LOC117394039 gene encoding sex comb on midleg-like protein 2 isoform X2: protein MGKTPLKVDPKDGKKERPGKALPPIETFNWDEYLKETSSLPAPASCFRQARVPPSNDFKVGMKLEAHDPRNATSVCIATVMGLTGVRLRLRLDGSDNSNDFWRLVDSSDIQPIGSCEKNGDMLQPPLGFRMNASSWPMFLLRTLNGAEMAPIAAFKKEPLRPPQNSFKPGMKLEAVDKKNPYLICPATIGEVRGDEVFIMFDGWRGAFDYWCKYDSRDIFPVGWCALTKHNLQPPGNSVTLPKSMPIFSCSSPSKPSRRSLQPPYRLPTPLPQLPVRKGVRGRRPKSETIALLKAVAEAAAANPNGAAVSETTRVIEPRLHKKRGPKPGSKRKPKIFHRALDLPSIPVPQESPASLNSVVSTVCVYVNKHGNCGPHLDRKQMQRLPDHFGPGPVNSVLQQVVQSCIDCAYQPKVLLSALHTHSGGGEVVRVRTDGGVRVVKLPSASSASFVLRFLETMCRHLQCDSLFSSQPFSHYSSYERTKSVKEEALDLPSLSRGTKRSLSGVSPPYAAPLSPKHLRTEAHPSEAETLPHEENGLMKEQRYMDSASNSMTPRPHSVRSPSDYHSQPGAPYRHHGATTPMRRLSSNSTDHSSTLPHRRVEASSTTGPDASEREGVPSKNPSSWTIEEVMQFVRDADPMALAPHAELFRKHEIDGRALMLLRSDMIMKYMGLKLGPALKLCHHIERLKQGKL, encoded by the exons ATGGGCAAGACTCCGCTCAAAG TGGATCCAAAAGATGGCAAAAAGGAGAGACCGGGAAAAGCTCTTCCACCAATAG AAACCTTTAACTGGGATGAGTACCTCAAAGAAACATCATCACTCCCTGCCCCGGCTAGCTGTTTCCGCCAG GCCCGAGTGCCCCCATCCAATGACTTTAAGGTCGGCATGAAGCTGGAGGCCCATGATCCTCGCAATGCCACGTCCGTGTGTATCGCCACGGTGATGGGGCTCACGGGGGTGCGGCTGCGGTTGCGGCTGGACGGCAGCGACAACAGCAATGACTTCTGGAGACTCGTGGACTCCTCAGATATTCAGCCTATTGGCTCCTGTGAGAAGAATGGGGACATGCTGCAGCCTCCTCTGG GATTTCGTATGAATGCTTCCTCCTGGCCAATGTTTCTCCTGAGGACTTTAAATGGAGCAGAGATGGCGCCAATAGCAGCCTTCAAAAAG GAGCCTCTGAGACCTCCTCAGAACAGTTTTAAACCAGGCATGAAGCTGGAGGCAGTAGACAAGAAGAACCCATACCTGATCTGTCCTGCCACAATTGGGGAGGTGAGAGGTGATGAGGTCTTCATCATGTTTGACGGCTGGAGGGGCGCCTTCGATTACTGGTGCAAGTATGACTCCCGGGACATCTTCCCAGTGGGCTGGTGTGCACTCACCAAACACAACTTGCAGCCACCGGGCAACAGTG TCACTCTCCCCAAAAGCATGCCCATCTTCAGCTGCTCCTCGCCCTCCAAACCCAGCAGACGCTCACTGCAGCCCCCCTACAGACTGCCTACACCCCTGCCCCAGTTACCTGTGAGGAAGGGGGTCCGGGGCCGGCGTCCGAAGAGTGAGACTATCGCCCTGCTCAAGGCTGTGGCTGAGGCAGCAGCGGCCAATCCGAATGGTGCGGCAGTATCAGAGACCACACGAGTAATAGAACCAAGACTTCATAAGAAACGAGGGCCCAAGCCTGGAAGCAAG AGAAAGCCCAAGATCTTCCACAGAGCTCTTGACCTGCCCAGTATCCCAGTCCCACAGGAGAGTCCTGCCAGCCTCAACTCCGTGGTATCAACAG tgtgtgtgtatgtgaacaaACATGGGAACTGTGGACCACACCTGGACAGGAAGCAGATGCAGCGCCTCCCGGACCACTTCGGCCCCGGCCCTGTCAATTCAGTCCTGCAGCAGGTGGTTCAGTCTTGCATCGACTGTGCATACCAGCCCAAGGTCCTGCTCAGCGCTCTGCACACCCACTCTGGAGGGGGAGAGGTAGTCCGAG TGCGCACAGATGGGGGGGTACGAGTGGTCAAACTGCCCTCTGCCTCTAGTGCGTCCTTCGTCCTGCGCTTCTTGGAGACCATGTGTCGGCACCTGCAGTGTGACAGTCTGTTCAGTAGCCAGCCCTTCAGCCACTACTCCTCCTACGAAAGGACCAAGTCAG TGAAAGAGGAGGCCCTGGATCTGCCCTCTTTGAGCCGAGGGACCAAAAGGAGCCTGTCCGGAGTGTCTCCTCCATACGCTGCTCCTCTGTCACCCAAACACCTCCGAACTGAAGCCCACCCCTCAGAAG CTGAGACTCTGCCACATGAGGAGAATGGCCTGATGAAAGAGCAGCGCTACATGGACTCTGCCTCCAACTCCATGACCCCTCGACCCCACAGCGTCCGGAGTCCCTCTGACTATCACTCCCAGCCAGGTGCCCCCTACCGTCACCACGGCGCCACAACACCCATGAGGCGCCTCTCCTCCAACTCCACAGACCACAGCTCCACACTGCCCCACAGGAGAGTCGAAG CAAGCTCTACGACCGGACCCGATGCTTCAGAGCGGGAGGGTGTGCCCAGTAAAAACCCCTCGTCCTGGACCATTGAGGAGGTGATGCAGTTTGTGAGGGACGCTGACCCCATGGCTTTAGCTCCACATGCCGAACTTTTCAGAAAACAT GAGATCGACGGCAGGGCTCTTATGCTGTTGAGGAGTGACATGATCATGAAGTACATGGGGCTGAAGCTGGGGCCTGCTCTCAAACTGTGCCACCACATTGAGAGGCTCAAACAGGGCAAACTGTGA